A genome region from Thermoplasmata archaeon includes the following:
- a CDS encoding alkaline phosphatase family protein, translated as MTLPTRRFLLLGLDGGTFTLLDPLMEAGELPFLRSMVRRGVRAPLTSVYPAKTIPAWYSLATGQDPGQLGIYGFTEPTEGPGHSQLVKTFRPAEAMWDRLSRLGVKVGVLNFPLSAGYPLHGFVIPGMFSERPVMYPRELSAEVEGALGAPYPPELPVHRESDRAGWLALATRTVLQRGRSAAALAEGHRPDFLFTLFRETDRVEHQYWNELSRPVSEIPADLLGFWRAVDSACAEVDRAFRSAGGPAVTLVISDHGHGAIQSDFFTNRWLEAEGFLVFRDGSEVDGRNLLARMILWSQRHGAGRVLAKPVADLLRGSRAEALSHLLSGAGSFERMAERIDWHRTLAYSYPVPEGIYLNPRHPAVTPEQRPAILAEIRRRLEAYPDARIEVLEPEKIYRGRNLLRAPSLLIRVDSMCTEPRMDFSYPSPLIRERPEFFYGCGTHRMDGILIGAGDGVRPGAEEGPLSLLDVAPTVLEGMGADVSPAMAGRSFGRRLGLAA; from the coding sequence ATGACCCTTCCTACGCGCCGCTTCCTCCTGCTCGGCCTCGACGGCGGGACGTTCACGCTGCTCGACCCGCTCATGGAGGCCGGCGAGCTGCCGTTCCTGCGCTCGATGGTCCGGCGCGGGGTGCGCGCGCCGCTGACCTCCGTCTACCCGGCGAAGACGATCCCGGCGTGGTACTCGCTCGCGACGGGGCAGGATCCCGGTCAGCTCGGCATCTACGGCTTCACGGAGCCGACCGAGGGCCCGGGCCACTCCCAGCTCGTCAAGACGTTCCGGCCCGCGGAGGCGATGTGGGACCGACTGTCCCGGCTCGGCGTCAAGGTCGGGGTCCTCAACTTCCCGCTCAGCGCCGGCTACCCCCTCCACGGCTTCGTGATCCCCGGCATGTTCTCCGAGCGCCCGGTGATGTACCCGCGCGAGCTCTCCGCGGAGGTCGAGGGCGCGCTCGGCGCGCCGTACCCGCCGGAGCTGCCCGTGCACCGGGAATCGGATCGCGCGGGATGGCTGGCGCTCGCGACGCGCACGGTGCTCCAGCGCGGTCGATCCGCGGCCGCGCTCGCCGAGGGCCATCGCCCCGACTTCCTGTTCACGCTGTTCCGCGAGACCGACCGGGTCGAGCACCAGTACTGGAACGAGCTCAGCCGGCCGGTGTCGGAGATCCCGGCCGACCTGCTCGGTTTCTGGCGGGCGGTCGACTCCGCGTGCGCCGAGGTCGACCGCGCCTTCCGCTCCGCGGGGGGTCCGGCGGTGACGCTGGTCATCAGCGACCACGGACACGGCGCGATCCAGTCGGACTTCTTCACGAACCGCTGGCTCGAGGCCGAGGGGTTCCTCGTCTTCCGCGACGGCAGCGAGGTCGACGGGCGCAACCTGCTCGCCCGGATGATCCTCTGGAGCCAGCGCCACGGAGCCGGCCGCGTCCTGGCGAAGCCGGTCGCCGACCTGTTGCGGGGCAGCCGGGCGGAGGCCCTGTCGCACCTGCTGAGCGGCGCGGGCTCGTTCGAGCGGATGGCCGAACGCATCGACTGGCACCGGACGCTCGCCTACTCCTACCCGGTTCCCGAGGGGATCTACCTCAACCCGCGCCACCCGGCCGTCACGCCCGAGCAGCGTCCGGCGATCCTCGCCGAGATCCGCCGCCGCCTCGAGGCCTACCCCGACGCCCGGATCGAGGTGCTCGAGCCCGAGAAGATCTACCGCGGGCGCAACCTGCTGCGCGCGCCGTCGCTCCTGATCCGGGTCGACAGCATGTGCACCGAGCCGCGGATGGACTTCAGCTACCCCTCGCCGCTGATCCGCGAGCGGCCGGAGTTCTTCTACGGCTGCGGCACGCACCGGATGGACGGGATCCTGATCGGCGCCGGCGACGGCGTGCGACCGGGCGCGGAGGAGGGACCGCTCAGCCTCCTCGACGTCGCGCCGACGGTCCTCGAGGGGATGGGGGCCGACGTCTCCCCCGCGATGGCCGGCCGATCGTTCGGCCGCCGCCTCGGCCTCGCCGCCTGA